In the Arthrobacter sp. CDRTa11 genome, TTTACGCCAAGCGCTACCTTGAGTGGGCGCAGCGGGTGACGCGAAACCCCGCCCTGATCCTTCGCCTTACCGGCCTGTCCTTCGAAATCCAGTTCGTCCAGGGCGCCGCCGTGCGCTCCAGCATGGTGCTGCGGCTGGTCAAGGAATTCGGCCGGCACGATCCCACGTTCGCCGCCAACCTGCTGGCAGTGGGCGCGCTCTACTACGCGGAACGGTGGGAACTGGAAGACGCGGTTGGCCTGCTCCGCCATGCGGAACAGTTCAAGGATTCAGCTAACGCGGACTGCCTGGCCCTCATGGCGCGCACAAAGCTCCTGATCGAAGCAGTCAGCGGAAAAACCGAAAACGTCAGCCGCAAACACGACGCCGGAGGGACGGATAACGCCGCCACACTCCTGGTGCTGGCCCGGGCCCTGAGCTATGCGGAGCACCATGAGCTGGCCCAGGAAGCCTTCGCCATGGTCCGGAACACCGTTGAGGCGAGCAGCATCAACTGGCGGGAAACCGCAGCCTACCTTGCGGTGGACAATGAGATCCGTGCAGGCAATGTTCGGACAGCCGTGAGGTTGATCGAGGACCTGGAGCTCTCCGAACCGGAACTCAAATACCACCGCGGAATGCGGCATATCTTCCGGGTCTGGCGGTCCCATGCATTGGGTGACGAAGCGATGGCACGGATATATGCCGCAGAGGCCCAACACTTCTCCGGCGCCGAGAGCCACGCTGCCGTCACCGCCCAACTGGCTGCCTGCCAGGGCCATTTTGCGCTGATGCGCGGCAACCTGGCCGAATCGTTCGCGCAGCTCTCCCGGGCTGTGGAGATCGGAGCTGCATTCGGAAACCCCACACTGCTGCGGTGCGAGGCCGATCTGGTGGAAGTCCTGGTCCGAATGGGAAGGCACCGGGAAGCTACCCAGGCACTCTTCCGGTTGGAGAGCCGGTCCGTGGGCCTGAGGTCCCCCTGGCTGATGATGGCTGTGGCAAGGAGCAGGGCAATGCTGGCCGACGGCGAACAGTCCCTGCAGCTGTTCGGCCAGGCCCTGGAGGGCCGGAACGGCCATGAGTCGGTGCTCGAGCGGGCGCGGACGCTGCTCTGCTACGCCGAACGGCTCCACGCCTTTGGACGGCTCCGGGATGCCCGCGACGGCCTCCTGCGTGCCAAGGTGATGTTCGATGAAGCCGGCGCCGATGCCTGGACCCAGCACGTGGACTCGCTGTTGCTGGACGAGCGGGTGGAACCGGCGCGCGCGGCAGGCAACCCGGCCATGCTGATGCTCGTTGACCATGAACGTGCGTTGGCGCAGATGGTGGCGCGGGGGATGCGGAACAAGGAAATTGCAGCCACGCTGTACGTCTCCGTCCGCACGGTAGAAGTGCGCCTGACGGCGATCTACCGCAAGCTTGGAGTGGAATCACGTGCCCAGCTGACCGCTCTGGCTGCGGGCAAGGAAGCTGCCGCCCGGGAACCGTACGTCCTGCCTGTCCTATAGGCAGAACCGGCAATATTTGCAGGTACCCGCAGTATCCACACTGTTGCCTTCCCACACCCACAAAGCCCCCGTTTTTCCCCGCTGAAAGCGCCCCCACCGGACTAATTTTGCAGCACGGCCAGAGGACAAAAAGCGTCAGTCGCCGGGAAAGGGGTCACCATGGCAGAGATACCAGTTGCCCGTACCCGGCATGGCGCCTTTAGCTGGCCCGTTGCCACCGTTGCTGCACAACGGCAGGCAACCGCGCCGTTGGCGGCAGCAGTGCCCGTTGGAACCCGGGACCTGCTGCCGCCGGCGGCGGCCTTTTTACAGGCCGGGCAAGGCCGTAAAGCGGCCAGTGCCTGGATCGGCACACTCATTGGACTTCTTCGCGCGGCCGACTCGCTCCTGGTGGCGGGCGCCGTCTTCGCCGGCTACCTGCTGGCCGGGGGCGGAGCATCAGCCGGCACGGGCCACGGCAACAGAACCCTCGCCACCGCAGCAGCAGTAACCGTCCTGTGGCTGGCCGCCCTCGAGTTCTACCGGACCCGTGATTCCAAGGTCCTGGGCGTCGGCGCAGACGAATACAAGCGCGTTGCCTCCGCAAGCCTGCGGATCTTCGGCCTGATGGCGATCATCGCCGTCGTGTTCCATGTCCAGGCCACCGCGTTTGTCACCGTCTCCCTGCCACTGGGCCTCGTGGCCCTGACAGGTAACCGCTGGGCCTTCAGGCGATGGCTGACCAAGGAAAAGGCACGCGGACGCCACCTCTCGAGGGCAATCGTGGTGGGGGAACCGGAGGATGTCCGGTACGTGGTCCAACAGATCGCCAGAAAATCCGGTGCCGTCTACAAGATCCTTGGGGTCTGCCTCCCGGGTGCACGCAGGGGGGCAAATCTCCGGGTGGACAGGGAACAGGTACCTGTCCTGTCCTCCACTGACGACATCGCACGGACCGCACGCCTGGCAGAGGCCGACGCCGTGATTGTTGCCGGACCGCTCCCTGGCGGCAACAGGTTCATCCGCGAGCTGGGCTGGAAGCTGGAGGAATGCGCCGCCGAAATGGTCCTGGCAGCAACGCTCACCAACGTTGCCGGTCCGCGGATCCATTGGCGCCCGGTGGAGGGCCTTCCCCTCATGCACGTGGACATACCGCAGTACTCCGGGGCGAAGCATGTGCTCAAGCGTGTCATGGATGTTGCGATGGCGCTGGCGGCGCTCCTGGCATTGTCCCCCCTGCTCATGGCGCTGGCAGTTATCGTTCGGCTGGACAGCCCGGGGCCGGTGCTTTTCCGCCAGGAGCGCGTTGGCAAGGGCGGCAAGGTGTTCGGGATGTTCAAGTTCCGTTCCATGGTGGTGGATGCCGAAGCCCGTCTTGCAGCCCTGAACGGCAGCAATGAAGGAGCCGGCGTTCTTTTCAAGCTGCGGGACGATCCCCGGGTCACCCGCTGCGGACGCTGGATGCGCAAGTACTCACTGGACGAAC is a window encoding:
- a CDS encoding AAA family ATPase, with the protein product MSLVGRSKELDRVLSVIRGPKDSALTIAGRRGVGKTALLSEIPRLSDYRTVFLRASASESDWPLSGLTALLNGIDDPVLNRFTDELLRDSNRSMDVPTVSTMLLNGLHQRSSSRTVIVIDDADRLDPSSQAVIGFLARRLAGTEMTLFLSVREESAESPFASLPSLVLKPLNYNNTVRMLESIPARQTATAAVHAVAAATQGNPLAAVELYTCLLERQAEGKYALPVPLPCKGSFESEFAATVGGLSRAAHHVLELLSLSCRSDIATLEKVYSELWPGVDELLASGIATRTGPHLRISDQLLRGYVFAAMTPAVRTANHRAMAAAADPTDPYARRWHLSFTALERQTPFGLLRFAVDLIRSGEIAFAIEYIERALTINPWEAETAARLATVAELLFNRSEFVYAKRYLEWAQRVTRNPALILRLTGLSFEIQFVQGAAVRSSMVLRLVKEFGRHDPTFAANLLAVGALYYAERWELEDAVGLLRHAEQFKDSANADCLALMARTKLLIEAVSGKTENVSRKHDAGGTDNAATLLVLARALSYAEHHELAQEAFAMVRNTVEASSINWRETAAYLAVDNEIRAGNVRTAVRLIEDLELSEPELKYHRGMRHIFRVWRSHALGDEAMARIYAAEAQHFSGAESHAAVTAQLAACQGHFALMRGNLAESFAQLSRAVEIGAAFGNPTLLRCEADLVEVLVRMGRHREATQALFRLESRSVGLRSPWLMMAVARSRAMLADGEQSLQLFGQALEGRNGHESVLERARTLLCYAERLHAFGRLRDARDGLLRAKVMFDEAGADAWTQHVDSLLLDERVEPARAAGNPAMLMLVDHERALAQMVARGMRNKEIAATLYVSVRTVEVRLTAIYRKLGVESRAQLTALAAGKEAAAREPYVLPVL
- a CDS encoding sugar transferase is translated as MAEIPVARTRHGAFSWPVATVAAQRQATAPLAAAVPVGTRDLLPPAAAFLQAGQGRKAASAWIGTLIGLLRAADSLLVAGAVFAGYLLAGGGASAGTGHGNRTLATAAAVTVLWLAALEFYRTRDSKVLGVGADEYKRVASASLRIFGLMAIIAVVFHVQATAFVTVSLPLGLVALTGNRWAFRRWLTKEKARGRHLSRAIVVGEPEDVRYVVQQIARKSGAVYKILGVCLPGARRGANLRVDREQVPVLSSTDDIARTARLAEADAVIVAGPLPGGNRFIRELGWKLEECAAEMVLAATLTNVAGPRIHWRPVEGLPLMHVDIPQYSGAKHVLKRVMDVAMALAALLALSPLLMALAVIVRLDSPGPVLFRQERVGKGGKVFGMFKFRSMVVDAEARLAALNGSNEGAGVLFKLRDDPRVTRCGRWMRKYSLDELPQLWNVVLGNMSLVGPRPPLNREVDGYEKHTHRRLLIKPGITGLWQINGRSDLSWDEAVRLDLYYVENWSIAGDLLILWRTFRAVIRPSGAY